Proteins encoded together in one Gemmatimonadaceae bacterium window:
- a CDS encoding NAD-dependent succinate-semialdehyde dehydrogenase yields the protein MPIETINPATGARVQAFAPHAAADIETRLARAASAAIAWRQRPVADRARIVARAGVLLDRDRDRYAALMTLEMGKLLGEARGEAAKCAATCRYYAEHAHAMLAAKHVPAEGEDARVEFHPLGVVLAVMPWNFPFWQVIRFAAPALVAGNVALLKHASNVPQCALALEALFAEAGAPSGVFQTLLIPAAAVDAVIADQRVAAVTLTGSEAAGAHVAMTAGRHLKKTVLELGGSDPFLVMPSADLERAVEVAVRARTINNGQSCIAAKRFIVHRDVADAFTARFVRAMQGLIVGDPTDDRTQVGPLAGAQALMELEAQVNRSVALGARALTGGARIDGPGFFFQPTVLTDVPPNAPAYGDELFGPVAALFAARDIDDAIRIANDTRYGLGASAWTRDPAEARRFARELEVGSVFVNAMVASDPRFPFGGVKRSGHGRELSAFGLREFVNVKTVRVRL from the coding sequence ATGCCGATCGAGACCATCAACCCGGCCACCGGTGCACGCGTACAAGCGTTCGCCCCCCACGCGGCGGCCGACATCGAAACGCGGCTCGCCCGCGCCGCCTCCGCGGCGATTGCCTGGCGCCAGCGGCCGGTGGCAGACCGGGCGCGCATCGTCGCCCGAGCGGGCGTCCTGCTCGACCGTGACCGCGACCGGTACGCGGCCCTCATGACGCTCGAGATGGGGAAGCTGCTCGGAGAGGCGCGTGGCGAGGCCGCCAAGTGCGCGGCCACCTGCCGCTACTATGCCGAGCACGCGCACGCCATGCTGGCCGCCAAGCATGTGCCGGCCGAGGGCGAAGACGCGCGCGTCGAATTCCATCCGCTGGGCGTGGTGCTGGCCGTCATGCCGTGGAATTTCCCCTTCTGGCAGGTGATCCGGTTCGCGGCGCCGGCGCTCGTGGCCGGCAACGTGGCGCTGCTCAAGCACGCCAGCAACGTGCCGCAGTGCGCCCTGGCACTCGAAGCGCTGTTTGCCGAAGCGGGCGCGCCGTCCGGCGTCTTTCAGACTCTGCTAATACCCGCGGCGGCGGTGGATGCGGTGATCGCCGACCAGCGCGTGGCGGCCGTGACCCTCACCGGCAGCGAGGCCGCCGGTGCGCACGTGGCGATGACGGCCGGCCGGCACCTCAAGAAGACCGTCCTCGAACTGGGCGGCAGCGATCCGTTCCTCGTCATGCCGAGCGCCGACCTCGAGCGTGCGGTGGAGGTGGCCGTGCGGGCCCGCACGATCAACAACGGCCAGTCGTGCATCGCCGCCAAGCGGTTCATCGTGCACCGCGACGTGGCCGACGCCTTCACCGCGCGGTTCGTGCGCGCCATGCAGGGGCTGATCGTGGGCGACCCGACGGACGACCGTACGCAGGTGGGGCCGCTGGCCGGCGCCCAGGCGCTGATGGAACTGGAAGCGCAGGTGAACCGCTCGGTGGCGCTCGGGGCGCGGGCGCTCACGGGCGGCGCGCGGATCGACGGCCCCGGGTTCTTCTTCCAGCCCACGGTGCTGACCGACGTCCCCCCCAACGCGCCGGCATACGGCGACGAGCTGTTCGGCCCCGTGGCCGCGCTGTTCGCGGCTCGCGACATCGACGACGCGATCCGCATCGCCAACGACACGCGCTACGGTCTGGGCGCCAGCGCCTGGACGCGCGACCCCGCCGAGGCCAGACGGTTCGCCCGCGAACTGGAAGTGGGAAGCGTGTTCGTGAACGCCATGGTGGCGTCCGACCCCCGGTTCCCGTTCGGCGGAGTCAAACGTTCGGGCCACGGCCGCGAACTCAGCGCGTTCGGGCTGCGCGAATTCGTCAATGTGAAGACGGTCCGCGTGCGCCTCTAG
- a CDS encoding ATP-binding protein: protein MSGRRAERLRTAWWPVAAALALLAACQWLNITSVEYLAAAALATVVAAAGLRHVPLRGRRWAAGSTLALGVLVVLAGYAQQRLHRIDAHWPEVRAGLETDALAALDRRVDQAVQTMRSAASRALDAPGDTVSAFASLASLVPSGSVGEGGVVLYQGGEPLAWAGRVHVPTDSLSDSIGVVRSSFYTSLYATASRGTRRAVVTVLLDATPPADRLTRPIAGELARTIGISGFQFAAVAPPGQAAEWQALWAHTQVLLYARLSPVARAAVRFEALHGARLIVGLAVVLALAGFLVAAWRIERRFAWRLASVAVALACTSLVPLGAFSNDSRLFDASLYYTPIGGALTANAGALIITGALTLLALLAAVRRLARGAPHAWWGLVVLAIAGLGPFLLRDLARGITIPIYGVNPSLWLVWEVAIFLAGCAVLLAGTAAGSAALGPRRGVPPWVGPALAAGAAILAPATWQAAGRWPGWYPIPWILAIGALGLARRSRALVSSAATVAALGATTLVWGAATRGRMALAERDVRGLGQNDPTVLSLVERFATAVRADPNPAATREWLLRAYATSPLAPAGFPVWLSVWKDDSVPTATLSAAAFTVPINQLRDIARQVLAADSTVEYPIIAQPAVEFAVGIPTRAGAVVVVATSHTRLIAADPFAKLLGIDQPPEAEPPYVLQLADPLVHPPSGPPGIDWRREGTALHGDWVSPRGLGPPRVHVEVELLSVNALVQRGALIVLFDLAIVGVLWLVSVLADGAVGRWLRDRQRRWRRSYRTQLTVALFAFFMIPAAAFAAWSYQQLASDAAQSRELLVGETLRAVAPVPGDSQWVAQEGRRLATPLFLYRDGELAAASDPLLAALAPTGRFLSPKMQLLLAVNDEVSESRDQQFGETHTLFGYRAVEDSAQALVLGAPARADDLTLERRRRDLGILVLFVTAVGALAAFWLSGFAARMLAGPISALRQAALTLAAGGRAPVFEDNPTVEFRPVFAAFRRMANDLEASRAATAHAERVLAWGEMAQQVAHEIKNPLTPIRLGVQHLQRARADKRVDFDRVLDENVARILAEIDHLDQIARAFSRYGSAPSERSGAEPTDVAAVLRDLIGLERMGEGSIQWGLDGAEGRRLALAQRDELREVLLNVFENARLAGARTVATTLSGNGTVVIEVRDDGQGIPADVMPRVFEPRFSTRTSGSGLGLAISRRLIEGWRGTVELESEPGVGTVVRIVLVAA from the coding sequence ATGTCCGGCCGGCGCGCTGAACGGCTGCGTACCGCGTGGTGGCCGGTGGCCGCGGCGCTGGCCCTGCTCGCCGCGTGCCAGTGGCTGAACATAACGAGCGTAGAGTATCTCGCCGCCGCCGCCCTCGCCACCGTGGTGGCGGCGGCCGGGCTGCGTCACGTGCCCCTCCGGGGTCGCCGGTGGGCCGCCGGATCCACTCTGGCCCTGGGCGTGCTCGTCGTGCTTGCCGGTTATGCGCAACAGCGCCTCCATCGCATCGACGCCCACTGGCCCGAGGTCCGCGCAGGCCTCGAGACCGACGCCCTCGCGGCGCTCGACCGCCGGGTGGACCAAGCCGTGCAGACCATGCGGTCGGCGGCATCCCGGGCGCTCGACGCGCCCGGGGACACCGTGTCGGCCTTCGCGTCGCTCGCGTCGCTGGTTCCGTCGGGAAGCGTGGGGGAGGGCGGCGTCGTGCTGTACCAGGGTGGGGAGCCTCTGGCATGGGCCGGGCGCGTGCACGTGCCCACCGATTCGCTGAGCGATTCGATCGGGGTGGTGCGGTCGAGCTTCTACACGAGCCTGTACGCGACGGCCAGCCGGGGGACGCGGCGTGCCGTGGTCACCGTGTTGCTCGACGCGACGCCCCCGGCCGACCGGCTCACCCGGCCGATCGCCGGCGAGCTCGCGCGGACGATTGGCATCTCCGGGTTCCAGTTCGCCGCCGTCGCCCCGCCCGGCCAGGCGGCGGAGTGGCAGGCACTCTGGGCTCACACGCAGGTGCTGCTCTATGCCCGGCTATCGCCGGTGGCGCGGGCGGCGGTGCGATTCGAGGCGCTGCACGGCGCCCGGCTGATCGTGGGGCTCGCGGTCGTGCTGGCGCTGGCCGGTTTTCTCGTGGCGGCGTGGCGCATCGAGCGCCGGTTCGCCTGGCGTCTGGCCTCGGTGGCGGTGGCGCTGGCCTGTACGTCGCTGGTGCCGCTGGGAGCCTTCTCGAACGATTCCCGGCTGTTCGATGCGTCGCTCTACTACACGCCGATCGGGGGCGCGCTGACGGCGAACGCGGGGGCGCTGATCATCACCGGCGCGCTCACCCTGCTCGCCCTGCTGGCGGCGGTGCGCCGGTTGGCTCGCGGCGCCCCGCACGCCTGGTGGGGACTGGTCGTGCTGGCGATCGCCGGGCTGGGCCCGTTCCTGCTCCGCGACCTGGCCCGCGGAATAACAATTCCCATATACGGCGTGAATCCCTCGCTCTGGCTGGTCTGGGAGGTGGCCATCTTCCTGGCCGGGTGCGCGGTGCTGCTGGCCGGCACCGCGGCGGGAAGTGCGGCGCTGGGACCCCGGCGCGGCGTGCCGCCGTGGGTGGGTCCCGCGCTGGCCGCGGGCGCGGCGATCCTCGCTCCGGCCACGTGGCAGGCGGCGGGGCGGTGGCCCGGGTGGTACCCGATTCCGTGGATCCTCGCCATCGGGGCGCTGGGCCTCGCGCGCCGCTCGCGCGCACTCGTCTCGAGCGCAGCCACGGTGGCCGCGCTCGGGGCGACGACCCTCGTGTGGGGGGCCGCCACGCGGGGGCGCATGGCGCTCGCCGAACGCGACGTACGTGGCCTGGGCCAGAACGATCCCACGGTGCTGTCGCTCGTCGAGCGGTTCGCGACCGCGGTGCGGGCCGATCCGAACCCCGCGGCCACGCGCGAATGGCTGCTGCGGGCGTATGCCACGTCGCCGTTGGCGCCGGCTGGATTCCCCGTGTGGCTGTCGGTATGGAAGGACGACTCGGTGCCCACTGCCACCCTATCCGCGGCGGCGTTCACAGTCCCCATCAACCAGCTCCGGGACATCGCCCGACAGGTGCTGGCGGCGGACAGCACCGTGGAGTACCCGATCATCGCCCAGCCCGCGGTCGAGTTCGCGGTCGGCATCCCGACCCGGGCCGGCGCGGTCGTGGTGGTCGCGACCTCCCACACCCGGCTCATCGCCGCCGATCCGTTCGCCAAGTTGCTGGGCATCGATCAGCCGCCCGAAGCGGAGCCGCCATACGTGCTCCAGTTAGCCGACCCGTTGGTTCATCCGCCATCGGGTCCACCCGGCATCGACTGGCGGCGGGAGGGCACGGCGCTGCACGGCGACTGGGTGTCCCCGCGGGGTCTTGGCCCCCCTCGCGTGCACGTCGAGGTGGAACTGCTGTCGGTGAACGCGCTGGTCCAGCGCGGAGCGCTCATCGTCTTGTTCGACCTGGCCATCGTGGGCGTGCTCTGGCTCGTGAGCGTGCTCGCCGACGGCGCCGTGGGCCGCTGGCTGCGCGACCGACAGCGGCGGTGGCGGCGCAGCTATCGCACGCAACTCACCGTGGCGCTGTTCGCGTTCTTCATGATTCCCGCCGCGGCCTTCGCCGCCTGGTCGTACCAGCAGCTCGCCTCGGACGCGGCGCAGAGCCGCGAGTTATTGGTGGGGGAGACGCTGCGCGCGGTGGCCCCTGTGCCGGGCGACTCGCAATGGGTGGCGCAGGAGGGCCGCCGGCTGGCGACCCCCCTTTTTCTTTATCGTGACGGCGAATTGGCCGCGGCCAGCGATCCGCTGCTGGCGGCGCTCGCGCCGACGGGCCGGTTTCTCTCCCCGAAAATGCAGCTGTTGCTCGCGGTGAACGACGAAGTATCGGAGAGCCGCGACCAGCAGTTCGGCGAGACGCATACCCTGTTCGGCTACCGTGCGGTGGAGGATTCCGCCCAGGCGCTGGTGCTGGGCGCACCGGCGCGCGCCGACGATCTCACACTCGAGCGTCGCCGCCGCGATCTGGGGATTCTCGTTCTGTTCGTCACCGCGGTGGGCGCGCTGGCCGCCTTCTGGCTGAGCGGATTCGCCGCCCGGATGCTCGCCGGTCCGATCAGCGCTCTGCGCCAGGCAGCCCTGACACTGGCCGCCGGCGGGCGGGCTCCGGTGTTCGAGGACAATCCGACGGTGGAGTTCCGACCCGTGTTCGCGGCCTTCCGGCGCATGGCCAACGACCTCGAAGCGAGCCGCGCCGCGACGGCGCACGCCGAACGGGTGCTGGCCTGGGGCGAGATGGCGCAGCAGGTGGCGCACGAGATCAAGAATCCGCTCACGCCCATCAGGCTCGGCGTCCAGCACCTGCAGCGGGCCCGGGCCGACAAACGCGTGGACTTCGACCGGGTGCTCGACGAAAACGTGGCCCGGATTCTGGCCGAGATCGATCACCTCGATCAGATCGCGCGGGCGTTCAGTCGATACGGCTCGGCGCCGAGCGAGCGGTCAGGGGCCGAGCCGACCGACGTCGCCGCAGTGCTGCGCGATCTGATCGGCCTGGAACGCATGGGCGAAGGCAGCATCCAGTGGGGCCTCGACGGCGCCGAGGGGCGCCGCCTGGCGCTCGCGCAGCGAGACGAACTGCGTGAGGTACTGCTCAATGTGTTCGAGAACGCCCGCCTGGCCGGCGCCCGCACCGTGGCCACGACACTGAGCGGTAACGGCACCGTCGTGATCGAGGTGCGTGACGACGGCCAAGGCATCCCGGCCGACGTGATGCCACGCGTATTCGAGCCACGGTTCTCGACTCGCACGAGCGGCAGCGGATTGGGGCTGGCGATCAGCCGCCGGTTGATCGAGGGGTGGCGCGGGACCGTGGAACTGGAGAGCGAACCGGGGGTGGGCACGGTGGTCCGCATCGTCCTGGTAGCGGCGTAG
- a CDS encoding creatininase family protein, whose product MSSAHAGAPRPRRLKEMRPAEVAATLAADPRLILPIGTCEQHGPHLPLGADTLIVERLADDLSAEFHVLRAPTVEYGVNVITEREFAGNASVRRKTLHRALNDLVDSWEAGGVREFILLTAHEHDPHLEALETVITSSARLRVVNIFGLAFADLLEGQLEPMHGDEVDTSLLLYIAPELVQMPLAQDYMMSADELRRYRRGWLRVPGRSPGSIGRPTLASADKGKRLYDRIRGRLRSHIFLADEPAA is encoded by the coding sequence ATGAGTTCCGCTCACGCCGGCGCGCCCCGCCCGCGACGCCTCAAGGAAATGCGCCCCGCCGAGGTCGCGGCCACGCTGGCCGCAGACCCGCGTCTCATCCTCCCCATCGGGACGTGCGAACAGCACGGCCCCCACCTGCCGCTGGGCGCCGACACGCTCATCGTCGAGCGGTTGGCCGACGATCTGTCGGCCGAATTCCACGTGCTGCGCGCTCCCACCGTTGAATACGGCGTCAACGTCATCACCGAACGGGAGTTCGCGGGCAACGCATCGGTGAGGCGCAAGACGCTCCACCGCGCCCTCAACGACCTCGTGGACTCGTGGGAGGCCGGCGGGGTGCGGGAGTTCATTCTCCTCACCGCACACGAGCATGATCCGCACCTCGAGGCGCTGGAAACGGTCATCACGTCGAGCGCGCGGCTCCGCGTGGTGAACATCTTCGGGCTCGCGTTCGCAGACCTGCTCGAGGGACAGTTGGAACCCATGCACGGTGACGAGGTGGATACGTCGCTCCTGCTGTACATTGCGCCGGAACTCGTGCAAATGCCGTTGGCGCAGGATTATATGATGTCAGCCGACGAGCTGCGACGGTACCGCCGCGGCTGGTTGCGGGTGCCCGGCCGGAGCCCCGGCTCAATCGGCCGGCCGACCCTGGCATCGGCGGACAAGGGAAAACGCCTATATGATCGCATCCGTGGACGGTTGCGGTCCCATATCTTTCTCGCCGACGAGCCGGCGGCCTGA
- a CDS encoding DUF6134 family protein: MRPVSFALAVMLLAHSTPAPISAQETVVDEGTLVITQNGAPIGREAYRIVRAAAGGGQAFRATATISFNADRISLRLTTDSVGGPLTYEAEVRENGQVTSRVEGNGRPGRFSTLIHTPHGESARDYVMGANPLALDANAFDPYYFATLLPRRTRFSVIDPRAGTQATFRFEERGQEPIRLGRGTVLAKHYALITADGATRDIWMDAQGHLLRVAVPAKGLVAQRDELPR; the protein is encoded by the coding sequence ATGAGACCGGTTTCGTTTGCGCTGGCCGTGATGCTCTTGGCCCATAGCACCCCCGCCCCCATTTCCGCGCAGGAGACCGTCGTGGACGAGGGGACGCTCGTGATCACGCAGAACGGCGCGCCGATCGGGCGCGAAGCCTATCGTATCGTGCGCGCGGCGGCGGGGGGCGGGCAGGCCTTCCGCGCCACGGCCACGATCTCGTTCAACGCCGACCGGATCAGTCTGCGCCTCACCACCGATTCAGTGGGCGGGCCGCTCACCTACGAGGCCGAGGTACGGGAGAACGGGCAGGTTACGTCGCGCGTGGAAGGCAACGGGCGCCCCGGACGGTTCAGCACCCTGATCCACACGCCCCATGGCGAATCTGCCCGGGATTATGTGATGGGGGCCAATCCGCTGGCGCTCGATGCCAATGCCTTCGACCCGTACTACTTCGCGACCCTCCTCCCCCGGCGCACCCGCTTCTCGGTGATCGATCCCAGGGCCGGTACACAGGCTACGTTCCGATTCGAGGAACGTGGCCAGGAACCGATCCGGTTGGGGCGTGGCACGGTGCTGGCAAAGCACTATGCGCTGATTACTGCCGACGGCGCCACGCGGGACATCTGGATGGATGCGCAGGGGCATCTCCTGCGCGTCGCAGTTCCGGCCAAGGGCCTCGTGGCACAGCGGGACGAGTTGCCGCGATAA
- a CDS encoding TolC family protein translates to MRLSLSAALVAFVGQVALAQGGTPPSVQDLTLDQAIALARQNNPTYLQTTTGLRTANAAVRTAYGAFLPTVNSSFGAGYQQAGSQVFQGLTFKGSSDAVTSNYSLGISYRLNAASFIQPKLQVANRDATEANITGQAEAIRANVTSAYLTALADQASAALQDTLVITAQGQLDLANAKMSVGQATILDVRSAQVALGQAEIAALTAHNTAEVDQVALYQQIGLPKPDSVRLTTTFAIETPTFALDSLLDLARSRNPAIVALRSQEHAAALGVRTAKASYTPTLSLSTGWGGYAYQYTNSDYPANLAQAGAASTFASCTQLDSLRTGVGLLPYGCGSPTLTPAQIQSIRSSNNVFPFKFTRSPLSISAGLSLPIFDGFSREQNVQQAIAQQQSAEYGVRAQELQTRTNVTQAFLNLKLAASTIALRQQNADQAQDQYQYAEARYRAGQATYLDVTSARGTYVQAEVDRVNSIYNYHKAFAALENAVGRPLR, encoded by the coding sequence ATGCGTCTTTCGCTGTCTGCGGCCCTTGTCGCGTTCGTCGGTCAGGTGGCGCTCGCCCAGGGCGGCACGCCGCCGTCGGTCCAGGACCTCACCCTCGACCAGGCCATTGCGCTCGCCCGGCAGAACAACCCCACATACCTCCAGACCACCACAGGTCTGCGCACCGCCAACGCCGCGGTGCGCACGGCGTACGGGGCCTTCTTGCCGACCGTCAATTCGTCATTCGGCGCCGGATACCAGCAGGCCGGCAGCCAGGTGTTCCAGGGGCTCACGTTCAAGGGCTCCTCGGACGCGGTGACGTCGAACTACAGCCTCGGCATCAGCTACCGGCTGAACGCGGCATCGTTCATCCAGCCCAAACTCCAGGTCGCCAACCGGGACGCCACCGAGGCCAACATCACCGGCCAGGCGGAGGCGATCCGGGCCAACGTCACGTCGGCCTATCTCACGGCGCTCGCCGACCAGGCGAGCGCCGCTCTGCAAGACACGCTGGTGATCACGGCGCAGGGGCAGCTCGACCTCGCCAACGCCAAGATGTCGGTGGGCCAGGCGACGATCCTCGACGTTCGCAGCGCGCAGGTGGCCCTGGGCCAGGCCGAGATTGCCGCGCTGACGGCTCACAACACGGCCGAAGTGGACCAGGTCGCCCTGTATCAGCAGATCGGCCTGCCCAAGCCCGACAGCGTTCGTCTCACGACGACGTTCGCCATCGAGACCCCGACCTTCGCACTCGACTCGCTGCTCGACCTGGCGCGCAGCCGCAATCCGGCCATCGTGGCGCTCCGGTCGCAGGAGCACGCGGCGGCGCTCGGCGTGAGGACGGCCAAGGCGAGTTACACGCCCACGCTGTCGCTGAGCACCGGGTGGGGCGGGTACGCGTATCAATACACGAACTCGGATTACCCGGCCAACCTCGCGCAGGCGGGCGCCGCCAGCACGTTCGCCAGTTGCACGCAGTTGGATTCCCTGCGCACCGGCGTCGGACTCCTCCCCTACGGGTGCGGGTCCCCGACCCTGACGCCGGCGCAGATCCAGAGCATCCGGTCGTCCAACAACGTCTTCCCGTTCAAATTCACCCGCTCCCCGCTCTCCATCTCGGCCGGCCTCTCACTGCCCATCTTCGACGGGTTCAGCCGCGAGCAGAACGTGCAGCAGGCCATCGCGCAGCAGCAGTCGGCCGAGTACGGCGTGAGGGCCCAGGAACTGCAGACGCGTACCAACGTCACGCAGGCCTTCCTCAATCTGAAGCTGGCCGCCAGCACGATCGCCCTGCGGCAGCAGAACGCGGACCAGGCGCAGGATCAGTACCAGTACGCCGAGGCGCGGTATCGCGCGGGCCAGGCAACCTACCTGGACGTCACCAGCGCCCGTGGCACGTACGTGCAGGCAGAGGTCGATCGCGTCAACTCCATCTATAATTACCACAAGGCCTTTGCCGCGTTGGAAAACGCGGTCGGACGCCCCCTTCGATAG
- a CDS encoding efflux RND transporter periplasmic adaptor subunit, with protein sequence MTKRVKFTIAGIVIVAIAAVVATAAARKSNAAVDVRIEPVSRANLVASVTASGQVSPHTKVDISSDVSGKITKLAVKEGDMVKKGQFLLQIDPAIAEATVKQWEANVASAKAQEEQARANLMQAQSEYARSLDLQKANAKFVTAESLQQLKTAVDVNQALLSSAVHQVAQAQASLENAQSSLDKTTIYSPMAGRVTRLNVEAGETAIQGTLNKDAATLLTVSDMSELETKVDVDETDVAHIAVGDSAVVQIDAFPDTTFLGQVTEIANSSVTGASTTTTSSTDQAVDYQVTIRLLNVPKDTRPDFSATAKIITDTRKNVLAIPIIALTVRENQDVQNADTAVGLGRPKPKVDVGKKDVEGVFVVGPDNKVTFRPVKVGIAGEKDFEVLDGLKEGERIVTGTYQAIRDLKDGMVVRETKADTKKPQAGSQ encoded by the coding sequence ATGACCAAGCGCGTGAAATTCACCATTGCCGGCATCGTGATCGTGGCGATCGCGGCCGTCGTCGCCACCGCGGCCGCCCGCAAGTCCAACGCCGCCGTGGATGTGCGCATCGAGCCCGTGAGCCGGGCCAATCTCGTGGCGTCGGTGACGGCCAGCGGGCAGGTGAGCCCACACACCAAGGTGGACATCAGCTCCGATGTCTCGGGCAAGATCACCAAGCTCGCCGTGAAGGAGGGCGACATGGTGAAGAAGGGGCAATTCCTCCTGCAGATCGACCCGGCGATCGCCGAGGCCACGGTCAAGCAGTGGGAGGCCAACGTCGCCTCGGCCAAGGCCCAGGAGGAGCAGGCCAGGGCCAATCTGATGCAGGCCCAGAGCGAGTACGCCCGGTCCCTGGACTTGCAGAAGGCCAATGCGAAGTTCGTGACCGCCGAGTCGCTCCAGCAGCTCAAGACGGCGGTGGACGTGAACCAGGCCCTGCTCTCCTCGGCCGTCCACCAGGTGGCGCAGGCCCAGGCGTCCCTCGAGAACGCCCAATCGTCGCTCGACAAGACCACGATCTACTCGCCGATGGCGGGACGCGTCACGCGCCTCAACGTCGAAGCGGGCGAGACCGCCATTCAGGGAACGCTCAACAAGGACGCCGCCACCCTGCTCACGGTGAGCGACATGTCGGAACTGGAAACCAAAGTCGACGTGGACGAGACCGACGTCGCCCACATCGCGGTCGGCGACTCGGCCGTGGTGCAGATCGACGCCTTTCCCGATACGACGTTCCTGGGCCAGGTCACCGAGATCGCGAACAGCTCGGTGACCGGGGCATCGACGACCACCACCAGCAGCACCGACCAGGCGGTAGATTACCAGGTCACGATTCGCCTGCTCAACGTGCCCAAGGACACGCGGCCCGACTTCTCCGCAACCGCCAAGATCATCACCGACACGCGGAAGAACGTGCTGGCCATTCCCATCATCGCGCTCACGGTGCGTGAGAATCAGGATGTCCAGAACGCCGATACGGCGGTGGGGCTGGGACGGCCGAAACCAAAGGTGGACGTGGGCAAGAAGGACGTCGAGGGGGTGTTCGTGGTCGGGCCCGACAACAAAGTGACCTTCCGGCCCGTAAAAGTAGGAATAGCCGGCGAGAAGGACTTCGAGGTCCTGGATGGGCTCAAGGAAGGTGAGCGCATCGTGACCGGCACCTACCAGGCCATCCGCGATCTGAAGGACGGCATGGTGGTCCGCGAGACGAAGGCCGACACCAAGAAACCTCAGGCAGGGTCCCAGTGA
- a CDS encoding ABC transporter ATP-binding protein, protein MTRGIQRHYDMGGEIVRALRGVDIAIARNEYVAIMGPSGSGKSTLMNVIGCLDTPTSGEYWLNGTLVSEMTDDQLARIRNKEIGFVFQTFNLLPRATALHNVELPLVYAGIGAEERRKRAKEALESVQLEGRMDHRPNELSGGQRQRVAIARALVNRPSILLADEPTGNLDSATSEEIMKVFEQLAASGQTVIMVTHEPDIAAHARRVVVLRDGLVATDDRREVFAERAGM, encoded by the coding sequence GTGACGCGCGGCATCCAGCGGCATTATGACATGGGCGGCGAAATCGTCCGCGCCCTCCGCGGCGTGGACATCGCCATCGCCCGCAACGAGTACGTGGCCATCATGGGGCCGTCGGGCTCCGGCAAGTCCACGCTGATGAACGTGATCGGCTGCCTCGACACGCCGACCTCGGGCGAATACTGGCTCAATGGCACGCTCGTCTCCGAGATGACCGACGACCAGCTGGCCCGCATCCGGAACAAGGAGATCGGGTTCGTCTTCCAGACGTTCAACCTGCTCCCCCGCGCCACGGCGCTCCACAACGTGGAGCTGCCGCTCGTCTACGCCGGCATCGGCGCCGAGGAGCGCCGTAAGCGCGCCAAGGAGGCCCTGGAAAGCGTGCAGCTCGAAGGCCGCATGGACCACCGGCCCAATGAGTTGTCGGGCGGCCAGCGCCAGCGCGTGGCCATCGCGCGCGCCCTCGTCAACCGGCCGTCCATCCTGCTCGCCGACGAACCCACCGGCAACCTCGACTCGGCAACCTCCGAGGAGATCATGAAGGTGTTCGAGCAGCTGGCCGCCAGCGGGCAGACGGTGATCATGGTCACCCACGAACCCGACATCGCGGCCCACGCGCGGCGCGTGGTCGTGTTGCGCGACGGGCTGGTGGCTACCGACGACCGCCGCGAGGTGTTCGCGGAGCGCGCCGGTATGTAG